In Lotus japonicus ecotype B-129 chromosome 5, LjGifu_v1.2, one genomic interval encodes:
- the LOC130717497 gene encoding calmodulin calcium-dependent NAD kinase-like isoform X2, with translation MQQNQDGSADKVTGFAHVLAASFASLVAAAAHHWRPEPSMVVDKNIIPHLERTESGRVARIEKFSHYVARQIGFEEEDQVPALCIVAQDYLRKSKGCDQSIYEYLANENDAGSLYVKLVDEFERCILSYFAFHWTQAPSMISQVLNTESQQKTKLKEILLAATRKQRFDRITKDLKVTRVFSTLVEEMKAFKGDSQCKDVMVPIAHSERSPVLMFMGGGMGAGKSTVLKDILKEPFWLGAATNAVVVEADAFKERDVIYRALSSRGHHDDMLQTAELVHQSSTDAASSLLVTALNEGRDVIMDGTLSWEPFVEQTIAMARNVHKCKYRMGVGYKLAEDGTVTEKYWEQVNEAEEEHQVEENSNAETQNGKPYRIELVGVVCDGYLAVIRGMRRSIMTGRAVRVNSQLKSHKRFANAFPRYCKLVDNARLFSTNSIGGPPKSAFEGCPDIGRFTQKKVLKCQEGNLFGFTTQLIGWKDGVHNLLVDPEDIKCLKNIGSLNAEADSIYELYRESNLIKEPGSVWNDFVMSPSRPNYQKELRESILKIEKSITENVTNIVA, from the exons ATGCAGCAAAACCAAG ATGGTTCTGCCGATAAAGTCACCGGCTTCGCACATGTTCTTGCTGCCTCCTTCGCCAGTTTAGTAGCTGCCGCCGCACACCACTGGCGGCCAGAGCCCTCCATGGTGGTGGACAAAAACATCATACCCCACTTAGAAAGAACTGAGTCTGGCCGTGTTGCGAGGATCGAAAAGTTCTCCCACTATGTTG CTAGGCAGATAGGGTTTGAAGAAGAGGATCAGGTGCCAGCACTATGCATTGTGGCACAAGACTATTTGAGAAAATCAAAAGGGTGTGACCAAAGCATCTATGAATATCTAGCCAATGAAAACGACGCTGGTTCTCTGTATGTGAAATTGGTCGATGAGTTTGAGAGATGCATTCTCAGTTATTTTGCATTTCACTGGACTCAAGCTCCATCTATGATTAGTcag GTATTGAATACTGAGTCTCAGCAGAAAACAAAGCTGAAGGAAATTCTATTGGCAGCTACAAG GAAACAGAGGTTTGATAGAATAACCAAGGATCTGAAAGTGACGAGAGTGTTCTCAACTTTGGTGGAAGAGATGAAAGCATTCAAAGGTGACTCACAATGTAAAGATGTCATGGTCCCCATTGCCCACAGCGAGAGGAGTCCAGTGCTGATGTTTATGGGTGGTGGCATGGGAGCAGGAAAAAGCACAGTTCTTAAAGATATTCTTAAAGA ACCATTTTGGTTAGGAGCAGCTACAAATGCTGTGGTGGTTGAGGCTGATGCTTTTAAGGAGAGGGATGTCATATATAGAGCTCTTAGCTCAAGGGGTCACCATGATGACATGCTTCAAACTGCTGAATTG GTGCATCAATCTTCAACTGATGCTGCATCATCCCTGCTAGTGACAGCTTTGAATGAGGGGAGAGATGTGATCATGGATGGTACCTTATCATGGGAGCCTTTTGTGGAGCAGACTATTGCTATGGCAAGAAATGTTCACAAATGCAAGTACAGAATGGGGGTGGGCTATAAACTGGCTGAAGATGGAACCGTTACTGAAAAGTACTGGGAGCAAGTGAATGAAGCAGAGGAAGAGCATCAAGTAGAGGAAAATAGTAATGCTGAGACACAAAATGGAAAGCCTTATAGAATAGAGCTAGTTGGTGTTGTTTGTGATGGCTATCTTGCTGTTATTAGAGGCATGAG GAGATCTATTATGACTGGGAGAGCAGTGAGGGTCAATTCACAATTGAAATCTCACAAAAGATTTGCTAATGCATTTCCAAGATACTGTAAACTTGTTGACAATGCCAGGTTGTTCAGCACAAACTCTATTGGTGGTCCACCAAAG TCGGCATTTGAAGGGTGTCCAGATATCGGACGGTTTACacaaaaaaaagtattaaaatgTCAAGAGGGTAATTTGTTTGGCTTTACAACACAGCTCATTGGGTGGAAGGATGGTGTTCATAATCTACTGGTGGATCCTGAAGACATCAAATGCTTGAAAAATATAGGAAGTTTGAATGCTGAAGCTGATTCCATCTACGAACTTTACAGGGAATCCAACCTTATAAAGGAACCTGGTTCTGTTTGGAATGACTTTGTTATGTCACCTTCAAGGCCAAATTATCAGAAAGAGTTAAGGGAATCCATTCTTAAAATTGAGAAGTCCATCACAGAAAATGTAACCAATATTGTTGCATGA
- the LOC130717497 gene encoding calmodulin calcium-dependent NAD kinase-like isoform X3 gives MQQNQADGSADKVTGFAHVLAASFASLVAAAAHHWRPEPSMVVDKNIIPHLERTESGRVARIEKFSHYVARQIGFEEEDQVPALCIVAQDYLRKSKGCDQSIYEYLANENDAGSLYVKLVDEFERCILSYFAFHWTQAPSMISQVLNTESQQKTKLKEILLAATRKQRFDRITKDLKVTRVFSTLVEEMKAFKGDSQCKDVMVPIAHSERSPVLMFMGGGMGAGKSTVLKDILKEPFWLGAATNAVVVEADAFKERDVIYRALSSRGHHDDMLQTAELVHQSSTDAASSLLVTALNEGRDVIMDGTLSWEPFVEQTIAMARNVHKCKYRMGVGYKLAEDGTVTEKYWEQVNEAEEEHQVEENSNAETQNGKPYRIELVGVVCDGYLAVIRGMRRSIMTGRAVRVNSQLKSHKRFANAFPRYCKLVDNARLFSTNSIGGPPKLIGWKDGVHNLLVDPEDIKCLKNIGSLNAEADSIYELYRESNLIKEPGSVWNDFVMSPSRPNYQKELRESILKIEKSITENVTNIVA, from the exons ATGCAGCAAAACCAAG CAGATGGTTCTGCCGATAAAGTCACCGGCTTCGCACATGTTCTTGCTGCCTCCTTCGCCAGTTTAGTAGCTGCCGCCGCACACCACTGGCGGCCAGAGCCCTCCATGGTGGTGGACAAAAACATCATACCCCACTTAGAAAGAACTGAGTCTGGCCGTGTTGCGAGGATCGAAAAGTTCTCCCACTATGTTG CTAGGCAGATAGGGTTTGAAGAAGAGGATCAGGTGCCAGCACTATGCATTGTGGCACAAGACTATTTGAGAAAATCAAAAGGGTGTGACCAAAGCATCTATGAATATCTAGCCAATGAAAACGACGCTGGTTCTCTGTATGTGAAATTGGTCGATGAGTTTGAGAGATGCATTCTCAGTTATTTTGCATTTCACTGGACTCAAGCTCCATCTATGATTAGTcag GTATTGAATACTGAGTCTCAGCAGAAAACAAAGCTGAAGGAAATTCTATTGGCAGCTACAAG GAAACAGAGGTTTGATAGAATAACCAAGGATCTGAAAGTGACGAGAGTGTTCTCAACTTTGGTGGAAGAGATGAAAGCATTCAAAGGTGACTCACAATGTAAAGATGTCATGGTCCCCATTGCCCACAGCGAGAGGAGTCCAGTGCTGATGTTTATGGGTGGTGGCATGGGAGCAGGAAAAAGCACAGTTCTTAAAGATATTCTTAAAGA ACCATTTTGGTTAGGAGCAGCTACAAATGCTGTGGTGGTTGAGGCTGATGCTTTTAAGGAGAGGGATGTCATATATAGAGCTCTTAGCTCAAGGGGTCACCATGATGACATGCTTCAAACTGCTGAATTG GTGCATCAATCTTCAACTGATGCTGCATCATCCCTGCTAGTGACAGCTTTGAATGAGGGGAGAGATGTGATCATGGATGGTACCTTATCATGGGAGCCTTTTGTGGAGCAGACTATTGCTATGGCAAGAAATGTTCACAAATGCAAGTACAGAATGGGGGTGGGCTATAAACTGGCTGAAGATGGAACCGTTACTGAAAAGTACTGGGAGCAAGTGAATGAAGCAGAGGAAGAGCATCAAGTAGAGGAAAATAGTAATGCTGAGACACAAAATGGAAAGCCTTATAGAATAGAGCTAGTTGGTGTTGTTTGTGATGGCTATCTTGCTGTTATTAGAGGCATGAG GAGATCTATTATGACTGGGAGAGCAGTGAGGGTCAATTCACAATTGAAATCTCACAAAAGATTTGCTAATGCATTTCCAAGATACTGTAAACTTGTTGACAATGCCAGGTTGTTCAGCACAAACTCTATTGGTGGTCCACCAAAG CTCATTGGGTGGAAGGATGGTGTTCATAATCTACTGGTGGATCCTGAAGACATCAAATGCTTGAAAAATATAGGAAGTTTGAATGCTGAAGCTGATTCCATCTACGAACTTTACAGGGAATCCAACCTTATAAAGGAACCTGGTTCTGTTTGGAATGACTTTGTTATGTCACCTTCAAGGCCAAATTATCAGAAAGAGTTAAGGGAATCCATTCTTAAAATTGAGAAGTCCATCACAGAAAATGTAACCAATATTGTTGCATGA
- the LOC130717497 gene encoding calmodulin calcium-dependent NAD kinase-like isoform X1 → MQQNQADGSADKVTGFAHVLAASFASLVAAAAHHWRPEPSMVVDKNIIPHLERTESGRVARIEKFSHYVARQIGFEEEDQVPALCIVAQDYLRKSKGCDQSIYEYLANENDAGSLYVKLVDEFERCILSYFAFHWTQAPSMISQVLNTESQQKTKLKEILLAATRKQRFDRITKDLKVTRVFSTLVEEMKAFKGDSQCKDVMVPIAHSERSPVLMFMGGGMGAGKSTVLKDILKEPFWLGAATNAVVVEADAFKERDVIYRALSSRGHHDDMLQTAELVHQSSTDAASSLLVTALNEGRDVIMDGTLSWEPFVEQTIAMARNVHKCKYRMGVGYKLAEDGTVTEKYWEQVNEAEEEHQVEENSNAETQNGKPYRIELVGVVCDGYLAVIRGMRRSIMTGRAVRVNSQLKSHKRFANAFPRYCKLVDNARLFSTNSIGGPPKSAFEGCPDIGRFTQKKVLKCQEGNLFGFTTQLIGWKDGVHNLLVDPEDIKCLKNIGSLNAEADSIYELYRESNLIKEPGSVWNDFVMSPSRPNYQKELRESILKIEKSITENVTNIVA, encoded by the exons ATGCAGCAAAACCAAG CAGATGGTTCTGCCGATAAAGTCACCGGCTTCGCACATGTTCTTGCTGCCTCCTTCGCCAGTTTAGTAGCTGCCGCCGCACACCACTGGCGGCCAGAGCCCTCCATGGTGGTGGACAAAAACATCATACCCCACTTAGAAAGAACTGAGTCTGGCCGTGTTGCGAGGATCGAAAAGTTCTCCCACTATGTTG CTAGGCAGATAGGGTTTGAAGAAGAGGATCAGGTGCCAGCACTATGCATTGTGGCACAAGACTATTTGAGAAAATCAAAAGGGTGTGACCAAAGCATCTATGAATATCTAGCCAATGAAAACGACGCTGGTTCTCTGTATGTGAAATTGGTCGATGAGTTTGAGAGATGCATTCTCAGTTATTTTGCATTTCACTGGACTCAAGCTCCATCTATGATTAGTcag GTATTGAATACTGAGTCTCAGCAGAAAACAAAGCTGAAGGAAATTCTATTGGCAGCTACAAG GAAACAGAGGTTTGATAGAATAACCAAGGATCTGAAAGTGACGAGAGTGTTCTCAACTTTGGTGGAAGAGATGAAAGCATTCAAAGGTGACTCACAATGTAAAGATGTCATGGTCCCCATTGCCCACAGCGAGAGGAGTCCAGTGCTGATGTTTATGGGTGGTGGCATGGGAGCAGGAAAAAGCACAGTTCTTAAAGATATTCTTAAAGA ACCATTTTGGTTAGGAGCAGCTACAAATGCTGTGGTGGTTGAGGCTGATGCTTTTAAGGAGAGGGATGTCATATATAGAGCTCTTAGCTCAAGGGGTCACCATGATGACATGCTTCAAACTGCTGAATTG GTGCATCAATCTTCAACTGATGCTGCATCATCCCTGCTAGTGACAGCTTTGAATGAGGGGAGAGATGTGATCATGGATGGTACCTTATCATGGGAGCCTTTTGTGGAGCAGACTATTGCTATGGCAAGAAATGTTCACAAATGCAAGTACAGAATGGGGGTGGGCTATAAACTGGCTGAAGATGGAACCGTTACTGAAAAGTACTGGGAGCAAGTGAATGAAGCAGAGGAAGAGCATCAAGTAGAGGAAAATAGTAATGCTGAGACACAAAATGGAAAGCCTTATAGAATAGAGCTAGTTGGTGTTGTTTGTGATGGCTATCTTGCTGTTATTAGAGGCATGAG GAGATCTATTATGACTGGGAGAGCAGTGAGGGTCAATTCACAATTGAAATCTCACAAAAGATTTGCTAATGCATTTCCAAGATACTGTAAACTTGTTGACAATGCCAGGTTGTTCAGCACAAACTCTATTGGTGGTCCACCAAAG TCGGCATTTGAAGGGTGTCCAGATATCGGACGGTTTACacaaaaaaaagtattaaaatgTCAAGAGGGTAATTTGTTTGGCTTTACAACACAGCTCATTGGGTGGAAGGATGGTGTTCATAATCTACTGGTGGATCCTGAAGACATCAAATGCTTGAAAAATATAGGAAGTTTGAATGCTGAAGCTGATTCCATCTACGAACTTTACAGGGAATCCAACCTTATAAAGGAACCTGGTTCTGTTTGGAATGACTTTGTTATGTCACCTTCAAGGCCAAATTATCAGAAAGAGTTAAGGGAATCCATTCTTAAAATTGAGAAGTCCATCACAGAAAATGTAACCAATATTGTTGCATGA
- the LOC130717497 gene encoding calmodulin calcium-dependent NAD kinase-like isoform X4 produces MQQNQADGSADKVTGFAHVLAASFASLVAAAAHHWRPEPSMVVDKNIIPHLERTESGRVARIEKFSHYVARQIGFEEEDQVPALCIVAQDYLRKSKGCDQSIYEYLANENDAGSLYVKLVDEFERCILSYFAFHWTQAPSMISQVLNTESQQKTKLKEILLAATRKQRFDRITKDLKVTRVFSTLVEEMKAFKGDSQCKDVMVPIAHSERSPVLMFMGGGMGAGKSTVLKDILKEPFWLGAATNAVVVEADAFKERDVIYRALSSRGHHDDMLQTAELVHQSSTDAASSLLVTALNEGRDVIMDGTLSWEPFVEQTIAMARNVHKCKYRMGVGYKLAEDGTVTEKYWEQVNEAEEEHQVEENSNAETQNGKPYRIELVGVVCDGYLAVIRGMRRSIMTGRAVRVNSQLKSHKRFANAFPRYCKLVDNARLFSTNSIGGPPKGIQPYKGTWFCLE; encoded by the exons ATGCAGCAAAACCAAG CAGATGGTTCTGCCGATAAAGTCACCGGCTTCGCACATGTTCTTGCTGCCTCCTTCGCCAGTTTAGTAGCTGCCGCCGCACACCACTGGCGGCCAGAGCCCTCCATGGTGGTGGACAAAAACATCATACCCCACTTAGAAAGAACTGAGTCTGGCCGTGTTGCGAGGATCGAAAAGTTCTCCCACTATGTTG CTAGGCAGATAGGGTTTGAAGAAGAGGATCAGGTGCCAGCACTATGCATTGTGGCACAAGACTATTTGAGAAAATCAAAAGGGTGTGACCAAAGCATCTATGAATATCTAGCCAATGAAAACGACGCTGGTTCTCTGTATGTGAAATTGGTCGATGAGTTTGAGAGATGCATTCTCAGTTATTTTGCATTTCACTGGACTCAAGCTCCATCTATGATTAGTcag GTATTGAATACTGAGTCTCAGCAGAAAACAAAGCTGAAGGAAATTCTATTGGCAGCTACAAG GAAACAGAGGTTTGATAGAATAACCAAGGATCTGAAAGTGACGAGAGTGTTCTCAACTTTGGTGGAAGAGATGAAAGCATTCAAAGGTGACTCACAATGTAAAGATGTCATGGTCCCCATTGCCCACAGCGAGAGGAGTCCAGTGCTGATGTTTATGGGTGGTGGCATGGGAGCAGGAAAAAGCACAGTTCTTAAAGATATTCTTAAAGA ACCATTTTGGTTAGGAGCAGCTACAAATGCTGTGGTGGTTGAGGCTGATGCTTTTAAGGAGAGGGATGTCATATATAGAGCTCTTAGCTCAAGGGGTCACCATGATGACATGCTTCAAACTGCTGAATTG GTGCATCAATCTTCAACTGATGCTGCATCATCCCTGCTAGTGACAGCTTTGAATGAGGGGAGAGATGTGATCATGGATGGTACCTTATCATGGGAGCCTTTTGTGGAGCAGACTATTGCTATGGCAAGAAATGTTCACAAATGCAAGTACAGAATGGGGGTGGGCTATAAACTGGCTGAAGATGGAACCGTTACTGAAAAGTACTGGGAGCAAGTGAATGAAGCAGAGGAAGAGCATCAAGTAGAGGAAAATAGTAATGCTGAGACACAAAATGGAAAGCCTTATAGAATAGAGCTAGTTGGTGTTGTTTGTGATGGCTATCTTGCTGTTATTAGAGGCATGAG GAGATCTATTATGACTGGGAGAGCAGTGAGGGTCAATTCACAATTGAAATCTCACAAAAGATTTGCTAATGCATTTCCAAGATACTGTAAACTTGTTGACAATGCCAGGTTGTTCAGCACAAACTCTATTGGTGGTCCACCAAAG GGAATCCAACCTTATAAAGGAACCTGGTTCTGTTTGGAATGA